AGAAAGTTTCTTCATAAATACATGTTTTGGTGACAGATGATAAATTTTTCTTCCAGACTTTTGGGCAGCATGGGAGAGAGCTTATCACCTCTGAACTCGCCTTTCGGATTTTGTCCATTCTCAGCGAAGAACAGTTCTTACCGAACATTAATGGAGGAGCAAACCTCAACAACACCCTCCTAGACAAGCTTGTCATTAAGGTAAATCAACAATCTcacttttttttatctcttgAGATAGATTATTCAGTAACTGACAAttatatcttttctttttttttggaaaaagcTGGTTCCTATAGAAAACTTTAATGGGCGTAAACGCGTTGAAGCTGGTGATCTTTGTGAACGCAGAAATGGTAacccatcttttttttttgtctcttcgATAGTATGCGTTTGTATTAGAATTTTCATCGTTTGTAAAACCACAGGAAGAGGAGTTGACTTGAACCGAAATTGGGGGGTTGACTGGGGCAAGAAAGAAAAAgtactttcttctcttcattCCCTTTCCTTCAAGATCCCTCCTTTGTTAATGCGTTATGGTCCTTGTTTTTACCAGGACTATGATCCATATGAAGAGAATCCTGGAACTGCTCCGTTTAGTGAgcctgaaactcaaataatgcGGAAGCTAGCTTTATCATTTGATCCTCACATTTGGATAAACGTGCATTCTGGAATGGAGGTGTGCTGTTTTCTCCTCTTTTTGATTTAGAGCCTCTTAGTCTGAGTCTGAGTCTGATTCCTCATGTTTTTTTTCAGGCTTTATTTATGCCATATGACCACAAAAACACAACCCCGGAAGGATTGCCTTCCCAGAAGATGAGGTCCTTGCTTGAAAAAGTGGATAAACTTCATTGCCAAAACCGTTGCATGATTGGATCTGGCGGAGGCTCTGTTGGGTTTGTCTCTTCTCATGAATATTGAGACTCGTTACGAATATCCCATTCAGCGTGTATATTTGACCTTTTCTTGACTCTAGGTACCTGGCACATGGTACAGCAAcagattatatatatgatgttgTAAGGACACCAATGGCTTTCACCTTTGAGGTTTGTATCCCAGAATATATATCTCTCTGCTACCAGACACTTTCATGGAAACctgtttttataactgttactATCACTATCAGATATATGGAGACAACCAGACTTCTTCAAGAGATTGCTTTAAAATGTTCAACCCTGTTGATCTACCCACTTTCAAGGTACATCGTTTTCAATTGTAACATGATTGTTTACACctcaaaaaaaaggagaaaactaaCAAATTTGCATGCTGCTATTACTCAGACACTTCTCAACGACTGGTCTGCTGCCTTCTTCACAATTTTCAAATTGGGACCGTTTCATTTAGACCAAAACAGTACCAAGGCTGCAGAGAAATGGGTGTCCATAGATGAGTATTTGGACGGCTATTTGGTGGAAAGGAAGAACAGATATGGGAAGAATATGGAAGTGATCGATGTCGGAATGCAGGAGATTAAGACTTACTTCAGGCTCTTCTTGTTGTCCTCGGTACTTCTGATGTTCATGTTCTGTTCCAGAATTGCCAAGAGCAAGTATGGTAGAAACTCCATACCTGTTGTCATGCAATGAAACTATAGGAAGGGAAAATCTCTCTCTCCCAGTTTATTAACCCTTGTAagttagtaattttatttttttggtttgcaAAACTTGTATTCCTAATTTATTTCCTGCAGTTTTAGGAATGGTGTGTGTGTGTCACATGATAATTCTTTGGATTTGAGATTTGATTAAAGATGATTCGGCTTAGAATTTTCAGCGTATTCCTAACTAATTTGATCTGCAGAACATATAGTATTTGTACAGTTTGAGTCTTTACAGACAGAGAATGTGAGGAAACCCTTTCCTCTTGTGGTGTGGTCTGTGTATATGACCTGAGCTTGtgaaacaaaaatctaaaatttattaaaacttatatatttaaataaaaaatatttaaatttaagtaataagagatatatttaaaataaataattattaaaaacattataatataaaattcattttactTTTACATGTTAACTACATCTGTCTGAAAAAAATcccataaatatattttttgtagttttttttttattttgaaatgatttaactatttcatttaattttatttaaatttcagtaaagttaaattaaattttataaatataatttcatattatattatattgtatttaataaatatttattttaaatatgtctcttattactttattttaa
The nucleotide sequence above comes from Brassica napus cultivar Da-Ae chromosome A9, Da-Ae, whole genome shotgun sequence. Encoded proteins:
- the LOC106452653 gene encoding carboxypeptidase T; translated protein: MRLQPPLLIICYAILSFLQPFLLLVLAQTNPSVTPINWDLYHSSDDLVEQIHSLVHRHPDKLSIETFKSGNKGYNAEVNVVTYCRGGGQSDDRSNFRILLTFGQHGRELITSELAFRILSILSEEQFLPNINGGANLNNTLLDKLVIKLVPIENFNGRKRVEAGDLCERRNGRGVDLNRNWGVDWGKKEKDYDPYEENPGTAPFSEPETQIMRKLALSFDPHIWINVHSGMEALFMPYDHKNTTPEGLPSQKMRSLLEKVDKLHCQNRCMIGSGGGSVGYLAHGTATDYIYDVVRTPMAFTFEIYGDNQTSSRDCFKMFNPVDLPTFKTLLNDWSAAFFTIFKLGPFHLDQNSTKAAEKWVSIDEYLDGYLVERKNRYGKNMEVIDVGMQEIKTYFRLFLLSSVLLMFMFCSRIAKSKYGRNSIPVVMQ